The Schistocerca nitens isolate TAMUIC-IGC-003100 chromosome 2, iqSchNite1.1, whole genome shotgun sequence nucleotide sequence gtactccgtcagtcctatctgcaaGGACACCCATATTACGAAGCAGTATAGCAGAAGAGGTCAGAGAAGTCCAGTATGGTATGTCGGTAGTCTCTATAGTAGGCTTGTTTCACcttttaagtattctgccaataaaatctACGCTTGGGTCCTCTTTCTCCAGAACATTTCCTGTGAGATGGTTCCAATTCGAGTTGATTAAAATCactttgtaatttgttttgcttTTCTGATTGACTTACTGGACGGTAAGGAACGGGAATTGTACAGCCGAGGATCTCTAACGCTTCCAAGGGGAACCTCAGGTATGACTTCAGTTCCGTCAATAACTCCTAACTGTGACCTTCCTGGTACAAAATCACGGACGTAACCACACAGCTGAGACTATCATCCACAGGGTTGCAGTTTGATTACAAATCGCCTGTGACGAATAGTGTCAAATGCTCTTTGATATCCAAAAACCAGTTTAAGATTCCCTCTCGGCAGTACTCATTTCCCTGTGTGAACAGAGGGGCATCTGTGCTTCATGTGAACTGTATTCTCCGATTTCGTGTCGGTTATCGACATGGGCCGGTAATTTGgcgaattaaatttattttcttccttgTGTTACGAATATCGAGATGTTTTATTGGCTTTCATAGCGCTCTATTAAACACCCTATTCCAGTTACGTCGGGGCTTGTCTTTAATGCCACACTACGAACGACTACACACAATGGACCTTTATTTCCGGTAAGAAGCTATTAAAGTTCAAGGAATGTCATTCAGTGCAGTCCGAGAAGCActtctttctgtcagtgtattgCGACGTGTTTACTAGCGGTAACTGATAATGTACCCTTCTGAAATTTGACTTAAACTCACGAGAGTACCGAACTGCTGTGTGACTGGAGTAAAAGCTGCCGTTAAGACAAGAGTCTGGCGGCGACGGAATGCGCGAGGCACTGACGAGGGCCGACCAGCCAGCGCACGGGGGCCAAAAATAACGACTGGCCGAGCGCCTTTGCCACAGAAGTCTTGTGGTGGGGAGGAGActcagagggagagggggagggagggagggaggggagggaggtggtTCAGATGCCGGGGCCGCACATTCATAGAGCCCCGAAGGTCGGGCGAGTCCAGGTACAGGCGAACCTGCCGGAAACCCAAACACCGCAAGCGGGCTAACATAACAGTCCTTGAGCGATGCGTAAATCATCTAGACGGTGGCAGGATTATCTGGACTGTTGAGATACGGGGCTGCTTATGACAGTGTTGGTGTAATACATCTATCACCAGAAACTGTCATTCGTCTGAAGACATTTCCATCAAGCGAACCTGCAGGATTCTTCCGGATATATGAGGGTGTCTATGTGTATGTTATCTTTGAATTAcaagtccccccctccccccccccccccccgacttgaAGGATCATACTCAGCTGTTATATCGATTACAGTCATCTTCTAATTGTGAACGTAATTAACGCACTGTACATAGCTTCTACTAACAATAAAAAATGTTACAGTGAAATGCTTGCATAGAATCTTCAACAACTACAGATATTTCAAGTGACAAGTAATTCTGAGCAGCTTCTGTGTACTTCTTgggctgaagatgcttcataataTCAGAGGAGTCACCATTTACGTCAAAGTCCTGCCACAAAGGGGTGTTTTAAGGCACTCTTAAGCCAATTGCCGACGGGTAACATCCTCAACAACAGTCGCTGTATCGACAAATGAATGCGCGATCATTTAAACAAGAGATTGTTGGGCATGGCCACACATAAAGACTTCTAGTCTCACTTGTCCCTCGACAATATACATTGTTCACCTGTCGAAGTATCGGCTGTTGTCAAAGACGCTAGCTAGTTGCCTTCGCATAAGTTATCTGAATTTTCGATATGGCGGGAGAAATTCAAGTTTTCAGGTAAAATTGTATCCACGGAGACTGAAAATTATTGAGGTTAAAATGGTCTAGCCGTTCAAGGTTCCATGCGATCATTTCACAAGAATAAGTGCTGACTGTCACCAGTAACATGGTAAGCACTAATATCTCATCTTTCTTATTGTTCTTCACTACATAAATGGAAGTCCTGTTACCACTATTTTACTGAATATTACTCTCCTTCATAATTTAATTGTAAAGGTTGTtggttatagttattattatttcaagTAATCTCCTGCTACAGAAAAGGAAACATTATACTGTCAGAGGAGAATAGTGCCTACAGGTCGGTGTCTAGCTTAGGCCTAAGCTAGACACCGACCTGGAGGGTAGAGTGCAGTAGAGTGGAGTACTGACCTGCCTGAGGTGCTCGAGGTCTGCCTTGTTGGCCAGCAGAGTGGTGGGTCGGCCGGTCTTGAGAAGCCGCTGCAGAGCCGTGTGGGCGTACTCGAACGACTGCCGGTCCGTGATGGAGTAGACGAGCACGCACGCGTCCGACCACTCCACCTGTTCCACGGGCAGCGGGCTCTCGGTCTGCAACAAGGACAGGCAAACGAATCAGTAAATTCCGCGAAATCACTGATCCTACATCTCTGCAATACGAacaagacataaaaacttttcatTTCGCTTTAAAGTAAAAACGTTCATGTTGAATAACTGATTACTGCTGAATACAAAGTATTTTTGAGTGTCGCAACTCACCGTTTCACCAGATATGTCGACGATCTCGACATCAATCGGTGCGTTGTTCACCGTAACTGTCTGGCGGTACAACAAATCTGTAACAAGGAGAGAAAAACGTTGTTGTAACAAGTTTAGACTGAAGTATATGTAAGGTGGAATAGGTATTCTACGAAGCTGTTAGCTTCCGTCTGATAACGTTAAATACAattatactctgaaaattggtaaaGATAGTGGACTTAATTTTAAGTGCCTACATATTAATAAAACCGTATGTACTTCTACATTTCATGATTGACTGTAACACACGCTAAGTCTTGTGAAGGTAATCAAAGAACTTAATCATAGCCTTAAGAAGGTAAATATTTGAttctttctgaataaaacaatataattatttCTTGTTGCGATTCAGCGCCTTGCCTTAAGTGGCGTAAAACTTAGCAAACAGTAATACACCTTTCAGATTCATAAATATTAGAAGTAAAACACTTTTATGGAAACTATTGTAGCTATTACCAACGAATGAAGGTAATTAATTCATAATGGAACTGGTGGAAGTTTTTATGTATTCGATAGAACAGATTAATGTATTGCAAGTTTGAAATTCAGCAGCACAGTATTTCTTTACTCACTCACCTGTATCAGACCGGTACTCGCCGATGTATCTCTTAGTCAAGTAGCGCACCGTCAGGGCTGCAACAACAAGAAGTAATGTAATCATTAGCTCGAAATTCTAATCCACTTATTATTTGTAAAATAAACTTACAGTAACCATTTTCAGGGTCAACTACTGATTTTTTATAACTTTGTAAAAATGGTTGTGGTTAACAATAcaattaaagaaggaagtgtgttgAGAAGTAATGTAATCATTAGCTCGAAATAATAATCCACTTATTATTTGTAAAATAATCGTACAGTAACCGATTTCAGAGTCTACTACTGATTTTTTATAACTTTGCAGAAATGGTTGTGACTAACAATACAGTTAGAGAAGGAAGTGTGTTGCCGTTTCGTGTAGACACCCACCTGATTTGCCCACGTTGGCCTGGCCGAGCACCGCGATTCTGACGCGCGGAGCTGCGTTCTTCTCTTCTGTCTTCATGCTGATGAATGGGATGGCGCAGCACCTGCGGAGGAACAACGGAGAATCCGGTTAGCGCCGGGAAAACAAGCGTGGCCAACTGGCCttggaaaaataaaataacacacCGCTTTACGCGCCAAGACAGTTGTGAGAATTGACCATTTAGAATCACGTACTCATTGTAACAATTTCAGCAGACAAAGGTTAGTTCATACGAATAAAGATGCCGACAAAGGCTTAAACACGCAAACAATCTGCTGTGCAACCTCCTTTAAGTTTGCAAGCCTCGTATATTTACTTTAGTAGTAAAACAAGGTGCCCAAAGACCGCAATGGAATTATTGGGCGTCAGTAAAGGCACCCACACTATGGTTGGCGAAATTAATGTTTTACATTACTAGCAAAAAAAGGAGAAAGTGCCCGTAGAAAGCAATGTAACTGCACATATAAAGAAAACACCGACCCTTAATTTAGTGAGTATAGTATTTTACATGTTCTACATTATTAGCAACAACATCGTAAGCGCCTGACGAAAACAATGGAATTTGACGTATGAATAAAGTAAGCTTTGCTTTTGATTTAAAACGTACTGAGACTGTATGCAAAAAAAAACAACACTTAAAACAATTTTAATAGATCTGAACGTCGCACTGATTCGTTACCAATTAGCCCTGATACTTCATACACTACTGAAAACTACTCAGCCACGAAAAATTTGTACAGTGGCTGAGACACTAAACAGTTAGTTAtattgttctatcaagaagcgaaTTGTGGATTTGTCACAGGTCATAACATCATTAACTAAATGAACTGAGTACAGAGGTGTATCCGCTGCTATACTAATCACGTAGCACAAACAGTAATAACGTTCTGTGAAAAAACTGGCTGAAGCTGGTACTTACAAATGAATCGCTGAGGACGAGATGGTGATCGGCTTGTGGTGTGACGAATTCACGACGAATTCCCGGGCACCCGTCAGTCAGCTGAGTTGACGCCGGCGGGCTGACAGTGGTAGCTGGCAGGTAGCGCTGGCTCGGTCTGCTGCTTCAGGCAATCCGAAGAGCACACAGGACACAGGCGGCAGGCTAACTGGAGCCGAGCGCGCCCGCGCGCTGCCTTTTAATACTTCATCCGTTGCCATGGCGACAGACGGCGGGCCCCGTGGGAAGGGATGGAGCGGCGCCTGGGCTGGCGCATGCGCACAGCGCCGGCTGCGTCGCGGCCGCGTTACACAACAGGTGGGGGTGGGGCGGGCGCCGAGCCCCGCGTCGCGACGCCCGGAGCAGCCAGATGCGCGCCGACTGCCGCCAGCGTCGCATGAGGGGGTCGCTGGTCGAAGCAACTTCAGCGTCGACACGTACAGTTCTTAAATACAACAAGCTCTCTTTCCATTATCCCAGTCCACCTCATAGGGAATCTTGTAGGAATCACAAATCTTACAGGCAAGGCGGAACATCTCTTTAAAAATGAGACAGATTAAAATTTCTTATTAAAAGTGGTTATTAAGTGACATCAGTCTTGCATCAGTTACACCGTATTTTTAGTGAAGGACATTTTTATGTATACTGTCAGCTGCTGTAGAAACGTTACTTATACCTCGAGTTTCGGCCTGTGTGCTTCACCTTCTGCCAATGGGCAAAACCACTGCTTAGATCTTGCTTCTGGTGTATTAAAATGGTAGCCCTAATATTGACTTAAATATGTAAAGAtctgtatttgttttattttggaCATATCATGTAAGTACAGTTCTTTGCCTTTTTAAAGCAATTTCAGGATAACTATGTTTAATACATCGTTAAGTAATATGATAAGCCAGAATCACTGCAACGTGTTAGATGAAAGTGTTCAAGTTTCACAACACTTCAGTCACTCCATTGCATAGAGGATTACACAAGCGTCAAGTTGATCATAGAATCCATACAGTATGACGTGTGCAGATATTGTTGACTTAAAAATGGTAAGATTTTTCATTGATCTTTTGCTAAGTTTAAATGGTTTACTTGTCTTGGGAACAGAAGAGACATTGAGGTCAGCTGTAAGAGGAGGTACTGTCCAAAGAGGAATGAATTCTCTGAGGGGAAGAAAAATGTCCTATAAGAACCACTGGTAGATCTGACAAAGTTGCTGATACCACCACTACACTGACCTAATGAAGTAGTAGTTAAGAATTCGGCAACTTTCAACGATTTCCTGTCTTTATTCTCCAAATTGTTAGAAACCAGGGGCCACGATGTTTTTTGGGGCCTCAGGAAAAGAACAGAACGAAAAAGTCGTTTTATTGGAGTAGTGTAGAACTttttgggaaatcatcaggtcaaaGGCTATATGCAACTTATCAGGACTATGATAAAGAACACTTCTGCTTTGTAGGAAGAAGGAGTTTCTTGAAAGCTCATATCCTTTACACTCATCTAGATAAGTCTGAAGAGAATGTGCAGATGTCGGACGTACTCGGAAAAGGCTGGAGCAAGATATACTGCATTTTAATATCACAAACAAGCACAGTATATAAAAACCGTGATGGGAGACAACATCTTGAGACCGATTCCTGAAAGTGATTCAAAGTTCTATTGTAAATCTCGAGAAGTTACTCATTTCTAACTCACATGTGTCCACGTTTCTTTGTTTCTATAGGTCAAATTTAATATTAATGCTAGGTTTTAGCTGATGTTGTGCAAACGAAAATATACTTCACTTCCAAAATATTACTGGCATGTTCATAAAAGCAAAGTCTGAGATGAGCGATTGACTTCTGCGACTTGGTGTTGGATGAAAGCACTTACAAGCCAAGGACAAATTCGTATCATATAATGCAATTGTTATACATCGTGAGCAGATGCGATACATAGATATATACTTCATTACAACGTAGTCACAGAAAACTAATTTGCAAGTGTACGAGTgtgtgtcaaatgaaaaccttaaatcttttttaaatattatttattgtgcagaagtggtacaaagctgtatcacttttcaacgtaatctcccccacgctcaatgcaagtcctccagcgcttacaaagtg carries:
- the LOC126234287 gene encoding ras-related and estrogen-regulated growth inhibitor-like protein, which translates into the protein MKTEEKNAAPRVRIAVLGQANVGKSALTVRYLTKRYIGEYRSDTDLLYRQTVTVNNAPIDVEIVDISGETTESPLPVEQVEWSDACVLVYSITDRQSFEYAHTALQRLLKTGRPTTLLANKADLEHLRQVEESEGRKAASEGSCAFYEVSAVDNTAGLYQAFDSLLAECRAAHQHQPKARKFSVSKMLGTLIGSAAGKQHPPPLPVGGGTVVEFHKSDLHRTRVLSRRPNFAATASL